In Candidatus Korarchaeota archaeon NZ13-K, a single window of DNA contains:
- a CDS encoding fructose-bisphosphate aldolase (catalyzes the reversible formation of fructose 1,6-bisphosphate from glycerone phosphate and D-glyceraldehyde 3-phosphate), whose translation MMWGKEVRLSRIMRDGKILCIPMDHGVTDGPIRGLTDINWIVGEVSRGGATCVVLHKGMIKSLREPKVPVIMHMSASTSLGPEPNRKVRVADVIEAVRLGADAVSVHVNVGGERSEPEMLEKLGLVAAEADELGMPLLAMMYARGPNVKDRFDPSVVAMVARIGAELGADVVKVPYTGDPDSFKQVTRSVSIPVVIAGGPKMENEMQVLEMVAGAIEGGAAGVSIGRNVFQHEKPAAMVRAIAAILFERMSPEEAAVYLR comes from the coding sequence ATCATGTGGGGCAAGGAGGTAAGGCTATCGAGGATCATGAGGGACGGGAAGATCCTCTGCATTCCCATGGATCACGGTGTGACTGATGGTCCCATAAGGGGGCTCACTGACATTAACTGGATAGTGGGAGAGGTGAGCAGGGGCGGGGCGACGTGCGTCGTGCTCCACAAGGGGATGATAAAGTCCCTGAGGGAGCCCAAGGTGCCAGTGATAATGCACATGTCTGCCAGCACCTCCCTGGGACCGGAGCCCAACAGGAAGGTCAGGGTGGCCGATGTGATCGAAGCCGTCAGGCTTGGGGCGGATGCTGTGAGCGTCCACGTGAACGTGGGAGGGGAGAGGAGCGAGCCGGAGATGCTGGAGAAGCTTGGCCTCGTGGCAGCGGAGGCGGATGAGCTTGGAATGCCCTTGCTCGCCATGATGTATGCGAGAGGACCGAACGTTAAGGATAGGTTCGATCCGAGCGTAGTAGCGATGGTGGCCAGGATAGGCGCGGAGCTGGGGGCTGATGTGGTGAAGGTCCCCTACACTGGGGATCCCGACAGCTTCAAGCAGGTCACCAGGAGCGTGTCGATCCCGGTGGTCATAGCCGGCGGTCCCAAGATGGAGAATGAGATGCAGGTGCTCGAGATGGTTGCCGGGGCCATTGAGGGAGGCGCCGCCGGGGTCTCCATAGGCAGGAACGTCTTCCAGCACGAGAAGCCGGCTGCCATGGTCAGGGCCATAGCGGCCATACTCTTCGAGAGGATGAGCCCTGAGGAGGCAGCGGTGTACCTCAGATGA